In Candidatus Binatia bacterium, the sequence GCTCCAGGTCTCCGTGGCCAGGTCCAGGGCATAGGTCCTGTCCCCGGTTCCGTACTCGTGGTCGGTGCCCGCGAAGAGAATCATCCGGTCGAGATCCGAGTCGTACGCGCAGGCCTGTTCGTAGACCGTGTAGGGGTGCGGGCCCGTGATCTCGCGCCAGGCCCGCGAGGCGAAGTCGTAGGTCCACGTCTCGCCGATCATGTCGTCCGTGACCGTCCGGTTCGCTCCCGACCACAGGTAGACCGCGTTCTTCACCGGGGAATAGACGAAACAGGAATAGAAATGGCGGTCCCAGGGGGTCGGGTCCGACCCGTTCTCGGGGAGCGGCTCGCAGAATCCGTTCTGGGTCGTCCAGTTGTCGACTTTCTCCAGGGAGAGACGGTTCGCGACGGGATCGTAGAGCCAGAGCGCGTTCGCGAAGATGCTGTCGAACGAGTACACGGGGAGCTCCGCGTATCCGTCGAACAGGACCATCTTCCCGAGACCGGAGGCGTAGCGCATGTGATTCCATCCCCGGCCGGCATAGACCCCAAGCCGATCCGGCGGAAGATCGAGCGTGGGCTGCGGCTGCTGGATCCAGAGATTGGAAGGGATCGTCAGCGGGAAACCGCCGGCGCGGGAGAACAGGGCCCCCAGCACGATCGAGAAGAGTAGGAGCTTCCGAGCCATGGTGTTCCCGAGGGATGGGCGTGTTCGGCGCGGGAGGGAAGCGCTCGGGCGAGGTCCCGGCGGTCCGGCGCGCTAGGTGGAGGTCACCCTAGAGTTAGCACCCGCCCGAGGAAGCAAACAAGAGGAAGTTCGAACGGCGACGAAGTTCACCCCCGGCGCCAAGGCCCTGCAGGGTACCTGACGTCCCGCGTTTCGCGTACCCTCCCCTCGATGAGATCCTGGGTCCTGCGCGCTGGAGCTCTCGCCGCCATCCTAGCGGCGGCCTGGATCCTCCTCGGCCAAGTCGCGCCCGTCGCCGAACCGCCCACCGTCGCGGTCCGCGCAGGCCCGGCCCTGCTCGCCGCGGCCGATTCGATCTGCGACTGCGACGTCAGGACCGTCAATCCCCAATGCCGCTCCCGCGTGATCCCGGCGGATCCGGCCGCCGCCCGCGGCGTCGCGCACCCCCCCGTGGTCGTCCTCCTGCATGGATTCACCAACTGCCCGAAGCAGTTCGAGGGCCTCGGCCGCGACCTGGCCCGGAAGGGCTACACCGTGGTTCTGCCGCTTCTGCCGCGGCACGGCATGGCCGACGTGATGACGACGGAGCTGAGCCGCCTCAGCGCCGAGGATCTCGTGCGCGCGGGGGAGCGTTCGGTGGACCTCGCCCACGGTCTGGGCGGTCCCATCACCGTGGTTGGTCTGTCCTCGAGCGCGGTGCTGGCGGGATGGCTCGCCCAGCATCGCGCCGACGTCGACGCCGCCGTGCTGATCGCGCCGGCTCTCGGTCCCAAGGGTCTCCCCGCGCCGATCGTGGCGCCGCTCACGGGCGCGCTGCTTCGCCTTCCCAATTTCTACGTGTGGTGGGACTCGAAGCTGCGCGAGAAGAACCCCGGGCCGCGGCAGTGCTATCCGCGCTTCGCGAGCCACGCGATCGGGCAGGTGTACCGGCTCGGCGGCGCGGTGCTTCGCGATGCGGGCCGCGTGAAGCCCAGGGCGCGCCGGCTGGTGATCGTGACCACCGCGGCGGACGACGCCGTGAACAACGAGCTGTGCGCCCGGCTGGGAGCGCTCTGGCGCGCGCACGGCGCCCGCGTCGAGAGCTATCAGTTCCCCGCCGGGATGGGCATCCGGCACGACATGATCGATCCGGAGCAGCCCTACCAGCGCACCGCAGTCGTCTACCCGGTTCTCGAGCGGCTGGTCGCACCGCAGTAGCTTCGATCGTCGGCGAGCGGCCGCTCCCGACGCCTGCCAGCGCGTTCCGCGAGGCTGCCAATGTGTCAGGGAGCGTCCGGCTCCAAACACCCATGTCCAGGACGACGACCCATGCAAGGTGTGCGTCGATCCGTTCTTAGGACAGGCGAGCCAGCGTCCGGATCGCTGGCACGTTTCACGCGCTACGGGACGAAGCGGGTGTGCGGTGAAGGAGGAGAGGAGTGCGGCTAGGGTCCGGGGCCTCCGCCGGGGATCCAGCGGATGACGAAGAGCACCTCGAGCATGGGAGAGGCCTTGTAGCCGAGGATCTCGCGGTTGGTGCGGATGTAGTGGTACTGCCCTTCGAGACCGAAGCCCACGGTATCGCCGGCCCGGAAATCGGCGCCGCCGCCGATGCTCACGCCGTTGGCGGTCTGGGTGACTTTCAGCGTTCCGGTCGAGTCCTGGGACTGGGCGGAGATCGGGTAGATGCCGACCCCCGC encodes:
- a CDS encoding alpha/beta fold hydrolase — its product is MRSWVLRAGALAAILAAAWILLGQVAPVAEPPTVAVRAGPALLAAADSICDCDVRTVNPQCRSRVIPADPAAARGVAHPPVVVLLHGFTNCPKQFEGLGRDLARKGYTVVLPLLPRHGMADVMTTELSRLSAEDLVRAGERSVDLAHGLGGPITVVGLSSSAVLAGWLAQHRADVDAAVLIAPALGPKGLPAPIVAPLTGALLRLPNFYVWWDSKLREKNPGPRQCYPRFASHAIGQVYRLGGAVLRDAGRVKPRARRLVIVTTAADDAVNNELCARLGALWRAHGARVESYQFPAGMGIRHDMIDPEQPYQRTAVVYPVLERLVAPQ